CGATGGTGTCGTCGCCACATTGATCGTGAGCGGAGAGGAGCTTGTCGCCGAAGAGTTCCTGCAAGCGTGGCAGCAACGAGGCGCGGCTCATTCCCATTCCAGCGCCCCCTTGCGCCACACGTAGAGCAGGCCGAGGCCGAGGATGCCGGCGAACACCAGCATCTCGGCCAAGCCGAACCAGCCGAGGCGGCGGAACAGCACAGCCCACGGGTACATGAACACCACCTCGATATCGAAGACGATGAAAAGGATAGCGGTGAGGTAGAACTTGACCGAGAAGCGCCCCCAAGCCGAGCCGCTCGCCGGGTTGCCGCACTCGAAGGTCTCTCGCTTGATCGGGTTGTGGCTCTTCGGTCCCAGCAGACGCCCGAGGCTGACCATAACGACCACGACCAGCCCCGCGAGCGCAAAGGTCACCAGCACCGGCAGGTATTGGGCAGTCATATCACAAGCGATCAGGCGTTGCGCTCCAGCGCTCGGACCGGCCCGGCATCTATCAAAGGTCGGTCGTAAGTCAAGGTCAGCCGCGTGCG
The DNA window shown above is from Deltaproteobacteria bacterium and carries:
- a CDS encoding NADH-quinone oxidoreductase subunit A, yielding MTAQYLPVLVTFALAGLVVVVMVSLGRLLGPKSHNPIKRETFECGNPASGSAWGRFSVKFYLTAILFIVFDIEVVFMYPWAVLFRRLGWFGLAEMLVFAGILGLGLLYVWRKGALEWE